A window of Phragmites australis chromosome 2, lpPhrAust1.1, whole genome shotgun sequence genomic DNA:
GTAGCagccaaattaaaaaaaaaactctgacaACTAAGTATATTGGTGGTTCAAAATGTTTGATACTATGCAGCTAAATGATTGCAAAATACCTTACTTTTTATCTCAGTTCGGATCAAATTGTGGAAAACGCAGAAACTTTCTATGGGTCAAAGGGATTCCAACAAAATCACACGCATATTACTTGACTGCCCCTGAGGGTTCACAGGAGAGGTGGCAAATCACATGACTCCAAGTATTTAAATCTCTTTTAAATTTTTACTACCATGATGCGTTTGTAGTTTGCAAATGTGTTCAGGCAAGGTATAGTCCTTTCTTGAATGCATTTTCCATATTGAACTAGTTGGTTTTCATTTTAGCTCTCAGGCAATTTGGCCTAAAATTaaatattcaaaaaaaaaatacaggttGAACTTGTACTTTCCAAAATCCTAGCAACCACAACTTAATTACTGTCAGTAACTTGTACATTTCAGTGTGGAAAACATTCAGACTGTAGTTTCTTGGAATTCAgttaaggccctgtttgtttttgctgTAGATTATCATAATCTGGATTCTGTGAAGAAGCTCATTCCTACCAGATTGTGAATTGCAGGATTTCGTAGTAAAACTTGGCttgtggattgtgagaatcagtTTTTAGATtgggcctgtttgtttttgcttttgcttttagggctagaatccataatcagaataaaaaaacaaatagggcCTAAATGGCTCTAGAAAAATAGTAATTCTACGTTCCGAAATGTAGACAGATCCACTCTATTATGAACACGACAACTTCATATGTGCAACATCATGATCATGGGAAGTTTAAAGTTATAAAGAAAGAAACTTACCATTTTCTTTGTGTCATAGCGAGCAACAAAACCAACTCCTGATTTTCTTTGCTGCCCAAGCCAAAAAGCTTCAGTTCCCAAGGAGAGATTCTTTGTGACACTCTGAAataaacaaaatttatatattggCCTAAGATGTTAAATATCTGAACAATGAAATGACAGAACAGAATGCTGCATATACTCTATCCCAAATTAACTTCTGTACATCTGCCTTAACATTCCCTGAAATTTCCTTCTCTCTGTCCCACTTAAACTCAACTCATGAGATTTTGAGCAAAGCAGGAactttcttaattcttataCACCATGACCACATAGACCTATGTGAGCCCTTCTATCCTCCAGTCTAATGAACAGATCAAAGGGAATGTGCCACTCTGTTGACTGCTTAAGCTACGTTTGGGGTGATAGGTTTGTGCATATTGTACCGAGAAAGTTATTAGAATTCATTTGGCTTTGAAACATGTGTGACTCCTCGTAACATGAATACCATCTTCTTTGGCTAGGTAAACTTCGAGTGGACAAAAGAGAAATATCACGGTTTTGTATTCTACCCATCCCTTGCAAAAGAACAGCAATGAGCTTAGTCCAAACTGGTATTGCCTAGAATGGCTACTTACTAGTAGGAAGCAGAATTATGAAGCATTGCTCAAAAGTTAATGTTTTCATTAAACAGAGCATTGCAGCAGATGGAGTACATAGAAACTTCCATGATATTTCTATAAATGGATACTGTTGTTCAGATTTTGTTATATAATTGTCCAATTGGGTGAATAATAGTGCATAAAAAATATAACGAAATTCAATAAATTGCTCAAATGTTTGTTATGCTAAAACATGCAAGTATGTACCTGGATATAGTTCCCACCATAGAAGGCATTATTCCCAATTTGAAACTGAGATCTGAAATCTTTGCCCTGGAACCAAGGGCAAAAAAGAGATCAAGTTACAAATAATGAAAGCAAATAACATTTGTAAATTATCATATGAAAACTTAAGCAATCAGGTGCTCAGTAAAGACTACAAGAAACTTAAAAAATTCTGCCCAACTTGGGGTGGTGTGTGGtttggggagggggggggggggttcgaaAAACACGCCCAGGTTTTTTACATTTTATCAAACTTGtactgaaaataaaataaaatttggaaCCTAACATGTGTGACCCATAATCTCTAATATTCCTCAAAACTGTACAGTAAAACAGAAACAAATAGAGACACATTAACAAATATAGATGGAAAAGAAAGGGGTGAAACTGAGAAAAACAGAAGaagcaaaatcaaattaaaaataGCAGAATacacaacaacaaagccttttaggCCCAAGCAAGATAggataggctagagatgaaacgcacaatatccaactaaaaagatgatgagaaaacaataagaataataaaggtactagtaatagtaaaatatagtaaaagtaATAACAGTACAAGGAGACCGATGCATAAGTCATGGTTCTGCCGCATGGATTGCAAACTTAAACGCGCTTCTATCCATGGATAGTTCCTTAGGGATATTCCATTCCTTCAAGtatctctttaaaaaaatagcTGAAGACACCAAGAATATATTTGGAACAAAAGTGTAATAATTGGAACTGGGAAGACATTTGATAAAAGATTCTTAAAattaagttcttaagcatttgcAAGTTTTTCCAGCACCAATCAAGATTCATGGAATACCACACATAATTAGGATACAGCCGATACATTGATGTTACCATCTTTTATTAAAATCATTTACAACGATACTACTACAAATAAGATCAACATTCAGGTTTCGTAAATGGCAACATCCCATAAAGACATGTTCAAGTGATTGAGCATGTTCACACTAACTTTTGCTCTAGTACCACAACTCACGCCCTATCCTTATCTGATAGGGAGAATGGGGAGAACTCCTAAGATGTAaacaaaatttcagcagcaaAACAGGTTTGAATAAAGTATTAATTTCTTTCTTTGACAGATACAAAGTCCACAAAACAAGATCCCATCAATTTGATGCAAACAGAGCAACAGCAGTGGTAGTGAACAATTTCCCTCATAAGAGAAAGAAGTTAGATAATATACCGTAGTTACTTGTTGAACCAAAAAAGAAGAGCAACATACAACTGCTACGATATTGCCCATAAAATTAAATGACCAAATAAGGGAGGGAGACTGACCTTATAATCAAAATTAAACATGCCTTGGGAGTAATGGGGCTCATTTGTCAACTGCAGAGCACAAACTAAGTCAACTAAGGAATTAAAATACGGAACTAAGTAGAGCTGATCCCATATGATCATCAATCTGACTCGCGGATACAAATAAATCACCTGAGCATTTATCTTTAGAGAAAGATTGTCTGTAAGATCGCACTTGACACGGGCGTTCACCCTTCCATCATGTGAGACCCTCCCGACGAGCATCATCTACAAGGGAACCCCATTAAGATCAAGAGTAAAAAACCATATAGATCACATTAAGTGAACCTAGACGTGCTCAACACCGCTCTAATAGGGAAAGGAATACAACCCTGGGATCAAGAAAGTTGGCGCCGAACTCGTAGTTCGAGGTGGGGATCTTGATCACCTCATCCCCCTGTGACGGGAGGTCAATGGATCCCATTATCACACTGGTTCAAGCAAACGCACAGCAATTGTGACAACATCGCCAGACAGCAAGTGATTTACATGaacagaaaacaaaaaagaggcACCGAGCTGGGCACCTGTGGTTTAATGTGAAGTACGTGTTGAGCACCTTGGTGAAATCGAAGCGCATGCCCTCGAAGAGCTCGGGCTTTAGCGCCACTGCAACAAGCATCAAGAAGATCACATCGTTATTCGTCATCGGCTCGACCGGCAGGTGAGTTGCAGCGGCGATCGACAGCACAGGTCAAACAAGGGCGGTGGCACCGGAGACTTACTGAAGGCCTCGCGCTGGATCTCCTCGTAGGGGACGGGGCACGGGAGGTTCATGTAGTCCACCTtctcctcggccgccgccttctcctcctcgtggGGCCTCGGCGGGGGCTCGGCGTGGGCAGCCGCGAAGGGGGGAGGGGCCGCCACGTAGGATGTAGGCGCGGGAGGAGGGGCCGCGGCGTGGCTGGCGGAGGAacccatggcggcggcggaaggCTTGGGTGGGTTGCGTTAGTTTtcacggcgccggcggcgggggaTCAAATCGTGGGGTTTTAGGAGGGTTTTCTGTTGCTGCGCGGACGGCTGGATCGGAAGGGGCAGACGCTACCGGCGGTTAGATCAGCGTTGAGATTTGCTCTCTCGTCCGATCGTGCACGTGCGTTCATCTATTCGTCTTGGCTAAGTACTGTTTGTTTAGGTTTctgtttttaacttttttaaaaactgtatttttagtttttttaaaaagctatttttaattttagctattggattttataataatttttttcttctcagcatactacttctcagaaaaactaCCCTCAGCTagtttctcagcttctagtttattttctcaaaaatatGTTTCTGCCTTCTTAAAAATCACTTTTTAGCAAATCCGTTTGTTTGGGTTTCTAGATTCTAGACTTCTGACAGAAACATAAGTCAGAAACAATCTGAAACAAATATGTCCTAAGTATAGCACCATATTGCACTGTTGAGGGAAAAAAAGTTGAACTTAAAACTCAAAAACGCAGCCCGTGAAATTTTGGGATAACATTGCTTCTGCAGCTGTTGTCTCCTAATAGGCATATGATCAATTTTCTGTGTTGGTGAGTAGGTCATGTTCTTACCTTCTCCGAGCCTTCTGTTTCATAATGAACATCTCTTCCAAAAGTAATGCAGGTGTGAGAATACTatctacatatttttttttaataacgtGCTTGGCACATATTTTATTAAGAGAAGTTAGAGTATTACAATGACCCACCGAATTAAGAAACCTAACACAAGAGAGGGCTATACTGACCTAGTACAACATCGAAACAAACCGGCAACATGTACAACATACACGATGCAAACAAGCGGTTTTCACGTAACACACTGAAGCTACAATCTATATAGGTTTGATGATGCAGAGGAACACCAAAGCACGGAGCTTAAGAGTAGGGATGAAGCTAATGACAAGATGAACCACATGCTCCACCTCGTTGAAGAACCACAGAAAATAACACATCATAAGAAAACATATCATGGATGAAGGTGGGCAGCATCCCCAAATGGCAAGTAACTACAAAAGTCGGAGGCGACTCATAATCCGTTTCATAGTCAGGTCCCACTCCTCTCAATACACAATCCCCACTAGGAGGGAGCAAGAGATCGGGGGCATAAAGACCCACGACAGACCGTGTGGAAGTGGAGCTCTTCCCTACTCACCAGGGGCGGCACTCTTGTTGCACGACTTTTGGCGTCTTCAGATCTCGTGACACAAGTGAGAGGAGTAGTAGCAACACCCTAGACCTGAGCGAAAACAGAGTTGGAACTTTTTGCCAAATTGGATGGCCACGAAGACAAGGCGCGCCAACCCACACCTCGTAGACTTGGCACCTGAGGTGCACCAGCTGTAATACCGAAtattcaaaaaaggaaaaagagagagttgACCAAATAATTGACTTTTAACTATGTTGCTCATATGAATGATCGGAGACCGCAGCCGTGTAGA
This region includes:
- the LOC133899491 gene encoding mitochondrial import receptor subunit TOM40-1-like isoform X2, which produces MGSIDLPSQGDEVIKIPTSNYEFGANFLDPRMMLVGRVSHDGRVNARVKCDLTDNLSLKINAQLTNEPHYSQGMFNFDYKGKDFRSQFQIGNNAFYGGNYIQSVTKNLSLGTEAFWLGQQRKSGVGFVARYDTKKMVVTGQIASTGMVALSYVQKISEKVSLASDFMYNQMTKDVTASFGYDYMLRQCRLRGKVDTNGVVSALLEERLTPGVNFVLSAEVDHWKKDHRFGFGMTVGE
- the LOC133899491 gene encoding mitochondrial import receptor subunit TOM40-1-like isoform X1; the encoded protein is MGSSASHAAAPPPAPTSYVAAPPPFAAAHAEPPPRPHEEEKAAAEEKVDYMNLPCPVPYEEIQREAFMALKPELFEGMRFDFTKVLNTYFTLNHSVIMGSIDLPSQGDEVIKIPTSNYEFGANFLDPRMMLVGRVSHDGRVNARVKCDLTDNLSLKINAQLTNEPHYSQGMFNFDYKGKDFRSQFQIGNNAFYGGNYIQSVTKNLSLGTEAFWLGQQRKSGVGFVARYDTKKMVVTGQIASTGMVALSYVQKISEKVSLASDFMYNQMTKDVTASFGYDYMLRQCRLRGKVDTNGVVSALLEERLTPGVNFVLSAEVDHWKKDHRFGFGMTVGE